In Thiovibrio frasassiensis, one DNA window encodes the following:
- a CDS encoding metal ABC transporter ATP-binding protein, translated as MTASREQETAIRIRDLDFAYNGTPVLEGVNLEIMARDSLCIVGPNGGGKTTLLKLILGLLKPNRGEIQVLGQTPEKSRLRIGYVPQYARFDQQFPVTVLNVVLMGRLDRIFCGPYAKADREAALAALEEMGLADLGGRLFAEISGGQRQRVLIARALAAEGELLILDEPTANIDAASEEHLFELLTKLNERLTVMLVTHDVGFASKFFKSIVCVNRQVVLHPTSELTGDLIRNMYGGDIRMIRHDHRCSPEGHCAHGIS; from the coding sequence ATGACCGCCAGCCGCGAACAGGAAACAGCCATCCGTATCCGGGATCTTGATTTCGCCTACAACGGGACGCCCGTTTTGGAAGGGGTCAACCTGGAGATCATGGCCCGGGATTCCCTCTGCATCGTGGGCCCCAACGGCGGCGGCAAGACCACCCTGCTCAAGCTCATCCTCGGCCTGCTCAAACCGAACCGGGGCGAGATCCAGGTGCTGGGGCAAACGCCGGAAAAAAGCAGGTTGCGCATCGGCTATGTGCCGCAGTATGCCCGCTTTGACCAGCAGTTCCCGGTAACGGTATTAAATGTCGTGCTCATGGGCCGCCTGGACCGGATCTTTTGCGGCCCCTACGCCAAGGCAGACCGAGAGGCCGCCCTGGCAGCCCTTGAAGAAATGGGGCTGGCGGATCTCGGCGGGCGATTGTTTGCCGAAATCTCCGGGGGGCAACGGCAGCGGGTCCTCATTGCCAGGGCATTGGCCGCCGAAGGCGAGCTGCTGATTCTTGACGAGCCCACGGCCAACATCGATGCCGCTTCCGAAGAGCATCTCTTTGAACTGCTCACCAAACTCAATGAGCGTCTCACCGTCATGCTGGTCACCCACGATGTCGGTTTTGCCTCAAAATTCTTTAAAAGCATTGTCTGCGTCAACCGCCAGGTCGTGCTCCACCCAACCAGCGAACTGACCGGCGACCTGATCCGCAACATGTACGGCGGAGACATCCGCATGATCCGTCACGATCACCGCTGCTCACCGGAAGGACACTGCGCCCATGGAATTTCTTAA
- a CDS encoding metal ABC transporter solute-binding protein, Zn/Mn family yields MPALNFFRLLSGALFLLFSCGATFGLAVAATPISLRPTEKVRIFVTVAPQAFLAERIGGNAVAVHTLVGKGQDPHTFEPTPRQATALAGANLFFTVDVPFEKQLLAKITGSNPNLQIADSTRGISRLPITEFHHEGDAHDKHSANGADPHIWLAPDNLRIMADNMATELCIALPEQKETFHRNLLSLQNEISVVDKQLRTTLAPHRGKTFYVFHPAFGYFAHAYGLKQKSVEINGKSPTPRQLSALIRQAREDRVRTIFVQPQFDSKSADTVAQAINGTVVSIDPMAREVLRNLATIAAAIAPSLKQ; encoded by the coding sequence ATGCCAGCATTAAACTTTTTCAGGCTCCTGAGCGGTGCTCTTTTTCTGCTTTTCAGCTGTGGGGCAACCTTCGGTCTCGCCGTAGCAGCAACGCCGATTAGCCTCCGGCCAACGGAGAAGGTGCGGATCTTTGTCACCGTTGCCCCCCAGGCTTTTCTCGCCGAACGGATCGGGGGAAATGCCGTTGCGGTGCATACCTTGGTGGGCAAAGGTCAAGACCCCCATACCTTTGAACCAACCCCGCGCCAGGCAACCGCCCTGGCCGGGGCCAACCTCTTTTTCACCGTGGATGTCCCCTTTGAAAAACAATTGCTGGCCAAGATCACGGGCAGCAATCCGAATCTGCAGATCGCGGACTCCACCAGGGGTATCAGCAGGTTGCCGATTACGGAATTCCACCACGAAGGCGACGCCCATGATAAGCACTCAGCCAATGGCGCGGACCCCCATATCTGGCTGGCCCCGGATAATCTCCGGATCATGGCCGACAACATGGCAACCGAGCTCTGCATCGCCCTGCCGGAGCAAAAAGAGACCTTCCACAGAAATCTCCTCTCCCTGCAAAACGAGATCAGCGTTGTGGACAAACAATTGCGCACAACCCTGGCCCCACACCGCGGAAAAACCTTTTACGTTTTCCACCCGGCTTTTGGCTATTTTGCGCATGCCTACGGGCTGAAACAGAAAAGTGTGGAAATCAACGGCAAGTCCCCCACCCCGAGGCAGCTGAGCGCTCTTATCCGCCAGGCCAGAGAGGATCGGGTGCGAACCATCTTTGTGCAGCCGCAATTTGACAGCAAAAGCGCCGATACCGTGGCCCAGGCCATCAACGGGACAGTAGTGTCTATCGACCCCATGGCTCGGGAGGTATTGCGCAATCTCGCCACCATCGCTGCCGCCATTGCACCATCCCTGAAACAATAA
- a CDS encoding ribbon-helix-helix domain-containing protein, whose protein sequence is MRNKKQETITFKADEALAEALHKVPNRSEFIRNAILNALENGCPLCQGTGILTTEQRTHWAKFLNTHSLQKCDACKAVHLVCGSNDSPCQH, encoded by the coding sequence ATGCGCAACAAGAAACAGGAAACCATTACCTTCAAGGCCGACGAAGCACTGGCTGAAGCCTTGCACAAGGTCCCCAACAGATCGGAATTCATCCGAAACGCCATCCTGAACGCGCTGGAAAACGGCTGCCCGCTCTGCCAAGGTACCGGTATTCTCACCACGGAACAACGCACCCACTGGGCAAAATTCCTCAACACCCATTCCCTGCAAAAATGCGACGCATGCAAAGCCGTGCATCTGGTGTGCGGGAGCAACGACAGCCCATGCCAGCATTAA
- the tatA gene encoding twin-arginine translocase TatA/TatE family subunit, with translation MFGLGMPELIVILVIIVIIFGAGKLPEIGAGIGQGIKNFKKATKDADKQEKLDEKDKEGGSGPA, from the coding sequence ATGTTTGGACTTGGAATGCCGGAGCTCATTGTAATTCTGGTGATCATCGTCATAATTTTTGGCGCGGGCAAGCTGCCCGAGATCGGCGCGGGAATCGGGCAGGGGATTAAGAATTTCAAAAAAGCCACCAAGGATGCTGACAAGCAGGAAAAGCTCGACGAAAAAGATAAGGAAGGGGGCTCCGGCCCTGCCTGA
- a CDS encoding Sec-independent protein translocase subunit TatA/TatB, with protein sequence MFGLGTPELVVILGIAFLVFGGKKLPELGSGLGKAISSFKKGLHEAEESVPGMKEVASFKEEVGKVKDLVK encoded by the coding sequence ATGTTTGGCTTGGGAACTCCGGAATTGGTTGTTATCTTGGGGATCGCCTTTTTGGTCTTTGGCGGGAAGAAGTTGCCTGAACTCGGCTCCGGCCTCGGTAAGGCCATCTCCTCCTTCAAAAAAGGACTGCACGAGGCGGAAGAATCCGTGCCAGGGATGAAAGAGGTCGCTTCTTTCAAGGAGGAAGTCGGCAAGGTTAAGGACCTGGTAAAATAA